The Bacteroidetes bacterium SB0662_bin_6 genomic interval CGTCGCGCCCCCCTTCCCGTTCAATCCGACGCACAGGTCGAAGGCGTTTTCCCGTATCCATTTGATCAATGCCTGGGCTTCGTTGCTCCGGCGGTCTATGCGCTTCATGGCGTTGGCGATCCATACGAGGGCAAGGCGGTGGTGGTAGGGGGTGGAATTCGGCTGTGCTTTCATGATGCGCTGGGGTTTGGGTGAATACAGTCTGTTGCCGGGCCGATTTTGCCGGGATCCGGTTTCCGGATGGACGAGGATGGTAAACCTGACTTTCTCGATCTTCTGCCATGTTTTAGCCGTCCTGCGGGTGCGCGAAAATGGAGCCGGGAACATGAATGTTATTCAATAAAAAGCATAATGTCAAGGAATGATACACATTTTTATTAGACAAAAAATCCTTATACCATAGTCAGGAGCTGCCCCTGTCGCACCCTTTCGAAAAATCCACCCTACAATATTTTTTGTCTTTAATATATGATTTAAAAGAATTTATAATAAATAAAATATCTTCATTGTCTGGCAATAATTGACACGGTGGGGACGTTTTCCGTATGCTTCATTGTATGAGGTCTTGCGCCGTACAGGCACAGATCTTGCCAAACACAAGAAATGTATGGCAATAAAAGCGGGTATTGTGCTTCTATAAGCACGCCATGCGACGAGTTCCCGAATCAGAGGAAATCTACAAGCGCGTAGGGCGGAACGTGGCCGAACGGCGGCGTGAGATTCGGCTTTCCCAGACCGAACTTGCGGAGCGTTGCGGGCTTACGCGGGGTTCCATCGCGAATATCGAGAGCGGCGGGCAACGGCCCAGGCTACATACGCTCTCGGATATTGCGGAGGCGCTCGAAGTCGATATGCACTCGCTGTTGCCTGCGTCTGAGGCGGATACGCAAGGCGAAGAAGAGATGTCGGATGTTTCCGGCCCGGCCTGGTTGCGGGAAAAACCGCTTGCTTTCCTGATCGGAAGCCTTCTCGGGGGGACGGGTGGTCTTGCAACCGGCATAGGTTCGGGGGTTGGTCTTGCCACTGGGGTGGGGGGCGTTGTTGCGGGCGGAGCGCTGACGGGCGTAGTGGCTCGCGCGCTGATCCGGATGATACGATCGTCTTCGTCCGAAGACGCCGGAGAATTTTCTCCCATACCGACCGAAGAACTCGAAAAGAAAGCAGGGGAGCTTTTGCAGGAGGCAGGCATGGCGCAGGCTCCGGTCCCCGTGGATGAAATCGCTCGATATCTCGGCATCCGGGTCGACGAGGCGGATCTCGGCGAAGACTGTTCAGGGATGCTAATTGTTCGGGACGAGGATGGCGCCGTGATCGGCGTCAATGCGAAACATCACGAACACCGCAAGCGCTTCACCATTGCCCACGAGATCGCCCATTACATGCTGCACAGGGGAGAGGGAGAAAAGGCGTATATCGACAACCCCCTTCACATCGACTTGCGCGCCACCGACTCCGGCTCCGGTACGCAGCAGGAAGAAAAGGAGGCCAATCAATTCGCGGCGGCGCTTCTCATGCCCGCCGATCAGGTCCGGGCTGCGGTCGCGGAACACCCCTTCGATCCAAGCCGCGACGACGAACTGCCGAACCTTGCCCGGCGCTTCAAGGTGAGTCCTCAGGCCATGACCACGCGCCTGATCCATCTCGGACTCATTTCGGATGTTTGAAGCCACTGGACACACCCGCCAGCATGGCGATTCGTTTTGAGATTTCTTTTTTCGGCAATCTGCAACGCGGGTGGCTTTGGATTGTCCGTAGCCGGGCACACAGTACATCTGGATTTGCAGCACCGTCATTATGCTTACTCATTCATCGATTAATTTGATGGAGGTTCTGCCATTTGCCGGTGTAATTCATGCACCGATATACCCAGCAATTCGGCCGCTTTAGGTTCTGACACCGCATCTTCGGATAGGGCGCGAAAGCACAAGCGTTCGAAACGTTGCGGCTTTTCGCGTTGCAATGGAAATGGCTCCTCGTAAGGCGGACTGCGCCAGCCGCGGCGGGAAAAATCCCGGAAGAGTCTGCGGAACAATGTGTCGTTAAAGACGCCGAGGTCCCTGCATCTGTACGTAAGAGCCTGCACGCTTACGCCGAAAAGGTTCTTGAGGGCGAAAAGCTCGCTGTAACCTATGGAGTGGCGGTGCTTGCCTACGGCAGCCCATACCATTTCTGCCGGCATGAGGAATGCTCCCGCAAAGCGATGCGCAGCCTTTTCCTCATCCATAGCAGGGGCTACATCCAGCATCAGGTGCCCGAGTTCATGGGCAATGGTAAAGCGTTGCCGCTCGCCGCACTCCTGACCGTTTACGACAATCACGGATACGATATCTTCGTTTTCCTGGCGTACGCGAGCCGTCAGCCCGGCGATATTATTCGTGAGGTCTATCGACAACACCTTGATCCCGTGTTCCTCCAAAAGC includes:
- a CDS encoding ImmA/IrrE family metallo-endopeptidase produces the protein MIGQRLKIARAASGLSLRGLSDKIGNLVSAQAISYYERDVTTPGSDVLLALAAALDVSLDYLVGTQDMTVESIDFRKKKITRKREVARVEATILHDLEHYLTIENILGLPGLDWDKPREAPYPVVNDLWEADRAAHLLRNAWNLGLDPIPNLTGLLEEHGIKVLSIDLTNNIAGLTARVRQENEDIVSVIVVNGQECGERQRFTIAHELGHLMLDVAPAMDEEKAAHRFAGAFLMPAEMVWAAVGKHRHSIGYSELFALKNLFGVSVQALTYRCRDLGVFNDTLFRRLFRDFSRRGWRSPPYEEPFPLQREKPQRFERLCFRALSEDAVSEPKAAELLGISVHELHRQMAEPPSN
- a CDS encoding ImmA/IrrE family metallo-endopeptidase, translating into MRRVPESEEIYKRVGRNVAERRREIRLSQTELAERCGLTRGSIANIESGGQRPRLHTLSDIAEALEVDMHSLLPASEADTQGEEEMSDVSGPAWLREKPLAFLIGSLLGGTGGLATGIGSGVGLATGVGGVVAGGALTGVVARALIRMIRSSSSEDAGEFSPIPTEELEKKAGELLQEAGMAQAPVPVDEIARYLGIRVDEADLGEDCSGMLIVRDEDGAVIGVNAKHHEHRKRFTIAHEIAHYMLHRGEGEKAYIDNPLHIDLRATDSGSGTQQEEKEANQFAAALLMPADQVRAAVAEHPFDPSRDDELPNLARRFKVSPQAMTTRLIHLGLISDV